The genomic interval TCAATAAAAGGAAACGGAGCCTTATGGCCCCGTTTTTGCTGGTAACGTATAAGAATCAATAAATGCACCATCATCAAAACGGTAGAAATCATATCGGTAATGATCAGGCTTTTCACCGTCATTATAATAGATCTCCCACACCGTTTTGTCATCAAGCAGACCCGGCTGAATTCTCTTTATTTCTGCCAATGGTCTCTTGCTGATGAAATCTTCTTTGAGTGACTTCTCAGAAATGCCTTCCGTCGCTTTCATGATAACTGGTTGTTGCTTCTCAGTCAGCCATACATATACATGTTCATCCTGTTGATTAATGCCTTCAACGACCCAACTGTTTTTTTGCCATATATGATGATGTACCTTTTCTATCTCCGTAAGATCAGCTGCTTTAGTCGCTTGTTGCTTCGCCGCATTAATTGCTGTCCACTCAGGCGACTGAACTTCACGGAAATAGATAAAAGAAACGGTTAGAAGCAGCAAGAGGAATGCTGTAATTAACAATAACCATCGCT from Paenibacillus sp. FSL K6-3182 carries:
- a CDS encoding DUF5590 domain-containing protein, which translates into the protein MTLKRWLLLITAFLLLLLTVSFIYFREVQSPEWTAINAAKQQATKAADLTEIEKVHHHIWQKNSWVVEGINQQDEHVYVWLTEKQQPVIMKATEGISEKSLKEDFISKRPLAEIKRIQPGLLDDKTVWEIYYNDGEKPDHYRYDFYRFDDGAFIDSYTLPAKTGP